In Brienomyrus brachyistius isolate T26 chromosome 11, BBRACH_0.4, whole genome shotgun sequence, the DNA window ACAGAAGTCTGGTCTGACCAGCCCAGCATACTGACATTCTGATAGAATTCTTTAGTGACACTTTCCCATACTTCAGTAAGCTACTGAAAAGCAGTTAGACCTTTATTTTTAGAGCTTCTGGATTCAATGCCATCCGTGAAGAGTAATTCAGTTAAATGATTGTCATATATCTGTACGCAAATCTTGATCATCTATTTTTAGTTACTGTACAACTGGGGATTTATAGTTACTGAATAGTGGTTTTTTATTCAGTAGCTCCTTCAATTATTAAATTTCTTACATAACCAAAAGGGAAGGTCCAACACCCATTGATGACTGAGGGTTGGAATCGCCTGTGCTTCTCCTACCTCATTAGTATGAGGGTCTCTTAAATTGAAGCAACATTATTGTGGGATTTTTGCCATCTTGCATTGGCCTGCAGACACATTTGGAAAGAACGACCAGTGCTCATGGCTGTGTCCCTGAATGCAGCAGCTATCGGGGTACAGTAATTCCCACCGAATGTGTCTGAATACAAGTTTTACGACCTCTCCATCGCCCAATATACACAGGTCAAAAAATCAGCCCCGATGGCAAAGCCAAAATCCAGCTTCAGCTGGTCCTTCACACTGGGGAGAGCACCACGTTCCACTTTGCCAGCGAGAGCACAGCACTGCGGGACCGCGACGCTGCCAAGGAccttctgcagcagctcctgCCCAAGTTCAAGAAGAAGGCTAacaaggagctggaggagaagaACCGGTGCGACCCAGTCTATTGTGACCCCGACCCTGTGTCCGCACCACCCTGTCTGTAGATTGATATTGTTTGCCATGTTTGATCGTTTAATAATTCAGTGGCGTAACACATTCTTATCCAGTGCTTTTTGTTCGAAATGTATGTAATGTACATTTGAAATTGAAACTGCAAATTAACAATATCAGCAGAAAAGTACATGTCTTTGTGACTCATGCTTGTTAGAGGTAAGAACCCAGGGAAAAGTACATTTTACAGTTCTGATGCAATGTTTACTAAATATTACCTTTGATTTTCAATCCACCTGTTGTCCGGGTTATTCATAAGAGTTATGTTTAccataaaatgaaatgtttagAGTTATGTCTATTGTCAGCTcaacaaaaatgttttagtggTGTGACTGATGCTCCTGTGGCATGGATATGTATGTTTTCAAGTTGCTGCTACTTATGACCTTCCAGAATGCTTCAGGAGGACCCCGTACTGTTCCAGCTGTACAAGGACCTGGTGGTCAGTCAGGTGATTAGTGCTGAGGAGTTTTGGGCCAATCGCCTTAGCATGAACTCGGTGGACCACTCCAACAGCAAGCAGGAAGTTGGGATCTCTGCTGCTTTCTTGGTAAGTCTTAATGATGTGAAACTTGACCTCACCCTCAAAAGACAAAGTAACAGAATGACAAAAGCCAACAATGCCTAATGCCAAATGGTGCCTAGTTCATCCCTGGGTACatttgtggctctgtgggttgcAGGCAGACATCAGGCCTCAGACAGACGGCTGCAACGGTTTGAGGTACAACCTCACTTCAGACATCATAGAGTCCATCTTTAGAACGTACCCTGCAGGTACAGTGCCTGAAAGGTCTGATTGATATCCAAGAGTTGTTGCCTGGGGTTTATGTCATGGTTTTGTTTTTCTGACTGTTGCCATTCTGAAGGTTTtgaatgtatttatattttcatgagtCATATCTCCTTTGCTTTGGAATTTAGCCTATGTCAGAGGCTCTATGGCCTTGGCTTCCTGCCTGTAATCTTGTCCTTGATTGTTCTGCAATTGACCAGAGGGAAGAGTTTGTGAGGTCATTTGATGTCTTGAATTTTATCGTGTTTTGTTGATTCCGCTCAGCTTAATTCCTCACATTTAGGACCAGAGGCAAGTTTATTACCTACAATCTGCCCTGAACCAGCAGTGTGCCagctcagtgtcagggtgcCGACAGTAACCTGTACAGTAACCTCTCTTATTGTAGTGAAGCAGAAGTATGCTGAGAACGTGCCACACAACTTGACGGAGAAGGAGTTCTGGACCCGGTTCTTCCAGTCCCATTACTTTCACCGGGACCGAATCAGCACTGGCCTGCAGGACCTCTTTTCTGAGTGTGCAAAGCAGGATGAGAAGGGTAATGGCTTGGTTAGCGATCGGGTCTGCAGGGCATTCATTGTCCCTGCTGGCATTGTTTGGTATAGGGTACAGTGCCAGTGGGTCTCATCATGTCCTCTGTTTATGTCAAGCATCCATTATAGCTGTTCACTGGTTGGAAATGGCTGTGAAATGTGTGGTAAACATACGTTTCATaacaagttttttttgtgtggtcCAGGCTTAAAATCTATGGTAGTCCAAGGTGTCAAGAATCCCCTGGTAGATCTCCTGTCCCTGGAAGACAAGACGCTGGATGAGGTGGGTCTGCCTGCTGCTGTCTCCTGAACGCTGTAGAGGGCGTGAGCATCCTGCAAACAAACCCACATTTATATCTGTTGCAGGGTTACGGTCCTGCCCCCTCCACATCCAGTACTAGTAAATCTGTAAAGGAGAACAGCAATTCTGCCATCATCAAGCGCTTCAACCACCACAGTGCCATGGTGCTGGCTGCAGGTCTACGCAAACAGTGAGTGAATGGAGTGAATTGTTCAAGGGGACCGTTTGGGTCATTTCTAAGTAAGTTTAGAGTCCCTGTGATATGAATTACTGATAGTATTTGTGGGTAGGTACCAACCAGCGTAGCATATCTAGATTTTGCATATCTAGATTTTGTAATAATTCTCAGTCAGATTTTCGAGATGCTGTTATTAGACTGTTAGTCACTCCATGGGTTTCCAGTTTGGTTGAGATCAGGTCTCTGCCTGTGGTCTGGGCCCTATCTGCGCTTTAGCACGTTCCGTAGTTGCTTTAGCAGTGCACCCAATGTTGCTTCAAAAGGCAAACTTCCTTCCCAGTTGTAGTTTGGTGGCAAGGCATACGTTTTTGTAATAGAGCTTGACATTGCCATTTGTACAGTAATACTTTTGTAGAGTACATAGCTATACAGTACATTTGTATAGCTacatacatttttcttttttaatttttgcATACCCATCTTGCTTTGCATGCGAGATAGacatacatgcatatacaggtgagagagatTTTTGGTGTTGGAAAGCAGAGTCAGCAGGTGTGTAGAGGCCCCAAATCATTTGGGATTAAAGGCCTTTTTCAAGGGCTTAACAGTGATATGATTATTCTATTGTAGCTTGGGCCGTTTTGTGCACTTGCTGCAGCTTGTGATACACGAGGGGCTGCGATCAGTGGGAGAAAAATTGTGGGGCTTTTTAAGCATTCTGCACTTCCTTacttggaagatattcaaattGAACTGCAAAATGCCTCAGTCATGCgtaaaacaagatgtacaaacGATGTGTATAACTGTAGGTTATGCATGTTTCTAGTAGCCtgaattaaagatttttttgacatacattttttcatctgcatttactagcttaaaaatattaatataaactataaatatattatattaaaatattaaagtaaaacgAGCTCTTGTATTGGAACCTGCATCAGTATCGGCAGCTAGAACGGAATGAAAAAAATGTGGATCGGCCCATCCCTGGTTTTTATGGCCTGTTATTGGGGTAGTGCgatgttatttttaaattttgtaaATGTACATGCTTTTAGTTTGCAGATTAACCCATATGTAGGCACAATGTTGTCATTGTCATACAGCAAATGCAACAAAAGTAAACTTTTAAAGGTTGTGTAACCTCTCTTGACTGTAATTGTAAACCCGGAGCAGAAATATGTGTTACTGCTTTCCAGGGTTTGCCGGGGAAACGGATGTAAATTTAGCTTTTGATAGTGGTGTGTGATGTATGACCCTGGTAATTGTAATATACATTAGAGAGTGGAGCTCTATGTTCTAGGGAGAGTAACGTGTCCCCTGTGTCTGTCTCCTTTCAGGGACCCTTTCAGTGACCAGACCAGCGAGACGAGCAGCACTGATGGTAACTCCAGAGACTCGGACCTCTTTCAGCCACCCATCAAGAAGGTAATGACATATGTGGGTCTAGCTTCTGATTTGACTGTTCTGTTGGGCTTGAAAGAAGCAAGTGCTATAAACCTATAATTGTCTCATTGAATCCATCCGTAAGGCTGTATTATTACTGCTTTTGTGATGACTGAATTTCTCCTGCTGCAGTGTCTCTGCAGTTATGCGGGAGAACATTAGCCATGGCTCATGGGCAAGGTCTCAAAGACGCGGTGTTTCCCCAGGTGAAACTGCAGGAGGCGATTGAGTATGAGGACTTGCAGAGAGGCAATGGACAAAAGACCGTTGCCCTGAATCTGAAGAAATCTGACAGGTTGGTGTCTTTCCTTTAGCCAgtttttggttcccacaagTAAAAGTAGACATTGCTGTTGGAGATTCTGGGGCAACTGAGGTTTTAACCATAATTGTGGAGTACAAAGTCACCCGCATCTGACTTGTTGAATTTTTACGTGTCCTGCCAGGTATTCCCATGGCCCCGTGCCCATCCAGAACCAGCACTACAGCACAAGCCAGGACATCATCAACTCTGTCAGTATCATCCAGCATGAGATGGCCAGTTACAAGCCCAGTCTTACTCAGGTACCGATTAGCTGCGTGCGCACTAGCCTGGAGCTGAGATTGACTTCAAGCGTGCTGATATTTGCCCTCTCCTGTCGCAGGTTATGTCCAATAGTACAGCCAGCTCAGCAATCATCGCCCTCTCACCTGGGGGTGTGCTTATGCAAGCCGGGACACAGCAGGCCATAAACCGTGGGTACTCCCCAGTGTAGCCTCCGTCAAACAGATGCAAATCGTCCTCGGGGTCTTCTTGTCACTTAGGGCTCGGTGATGACGTCTCCCCTTACCGTATTTGTGAGCTACTTAGGACAGCGTGCATTTAATCTATTAAATATTTGCATCGACATTAATTCAAGCTTACTTCTTGGTAAATTGATATTTTAAGGAAATACTATGAATtgctataaatactgtaattagGAAAGATAACTAACTGAATTTTAGCTACTGGGTAACTCAGCTGAAGATAGTTCTGCGGCTGTGGATTTCCAGCTATCTAGGGCAGTGTTTTTCAGCCCAGTCCTTAGGGTCCCCACGCAATGCATAtttatgctccctcccagcttccagcaCACCTATACCAGGTATTTTGGTGTTCTTAatttggctgggagctgggaaggagcaaaaattagGGGGCCGCGTGTGACGCAGTGGCCTaagtctgtgtgcctgtaatcagaaggttgctggttcaaacccagcctcagcaggtctgcgggtccttgagcaaggcccttaaccccccagctccctgggcgcccatcaggtggcagcccttcgcagacagcttactctacaaagagcaagttgagggaggcgtaaagacaattttcccatggggatcaataaaccatcagttgttataattattataaaatgtggactgcctgaGGGTCCCTGACGACTATGAGAAACACTGGATTTGGAAACCCTAATAAAATCAAATAAGTCCTCTACTTGGACATTTTGTCTTATAATAGGAGATGATTATGTGCAGGACccaaccattgctgccttttCAGAGATGGTGCCCAGTGAGGTGCAGTCAGAACTGAAGCACCTGTATGTGGCTGCTGGAGAGCTGCTGCGCCACTTCTGGTCCTGCTTCCCTGTCAACACGCCCTTCCTAGAGGAGAAGGTGGGCTTCTCTCTACCTTTCTGTTTCACTTCACTTTTTGGTTTttcttaaatcttttttttcctctcttctcTGCAAAGGTCATGAAGATGAGGTCTAACCTTGAGAGGTTCCAGCTCACTAAGCTCTGTCCTTTCCAGGAGAAAGTCCAGCGGCAATACTTGAGCACTAATGTAAGACATGTCCCTTCTCTCAGCTGCCATGAGATACTGCAAGTCTAATCCCACTGGAACTCAGAAGGCCCTTTAACACGTGATTAGTGAACTGAAATCAAGTGCTGCTTTTCATTGGATTGTATGGGTCGGCCTAATTAATGTTTTGCTTATTGCGGTAGCCTGTTAGTAAATTATTGTACACATTAAGAAATCTAGTTTAGCTGTATATCCTTGATCCTTTTTCTCTTGGACACATTTCCTGCAGCTTACAGGCCACCTGGAAGAGATGCTTCAAACAGCCTACAACAAGTTCCATGCCTGGCAGACACGACGAATGCTGAGAAAGACCTGATGGATCAGGGGATAGTGGACAAGAGAGGAGCGACAAGCCTTCTCTCTCCTGGGCCAGCTGGCCTTCTGCGATCCACACTGGACCACGGGCCCCATGCTTGGTCTGCATTGGGGCTGGGATATCGGTGCCATGGCAACTCTTGATTGGTCGGCACCGATGAACACTAGCACAGGCGATATTCAtctatttgttgtttttaaattcTCATGGGTGGGGGGAAAATGGGGGGGCACGCCTATCTGAGTTCTCTCTAGGATGTAGCAGAGCCAGGATGCCGGAATGATTGCAACAAGCAGTCTGACAGGCGGGTTCTGTGGAGGGAGCGGCTCACCTCAGGTACCGAGTGAAGGAAGCTGAAGAACTGAGCTGCTGCTGTTAAGTATGTTCGACTTACCCATAATGCAGTGCAACAAAAGAGGAATACAAGCAAAGAAGATGTTTGGAAGAAGCAATACTGTAAATGAACTGCCTGTGCTGTCTTTTATGTAGCTGTCACATGGCCATCGCTGCACTGGCTTCGCAGGGCCTGCACCTGTAGGCTTaacaatggctgttttgttagGCTTGCACTTGTTTAGGAGCAAATAGAGGAATGTGTAGAGCGATTCCAAGCTGTCGCCACCACCCTTCCAGTGGTTCGTCAGGTATATTTATCTGTCTGGAATGCACAAGCGACGCCTGCGGGGATATCCAAATGTCCATCAGTGACAGCGACTCCAGTGTGCGCGCTGTCGTCTTCTGCCTTTCTCGCAGTGCTCTTTCACTTCTCTGACAGTTCCTTCTTTGAGAAGACCTGCTCGCTTCAATGTCATTCAAGAGCAAGATAGAGGAATTCCTTGAGCAAAGCTAAGATGTCCATGTCGTGGTAGCCATCTCCGAGTTTACAGACCCGGCCCCCCCGCGAGTCCCAGTTCTGTTACTTGCACTGAAGCGTCCCTCGAGCTGTCTCCAATCTACACTCTCTGCCCCACATCGTCCAACTGGGGAAATGTCACAGAACTGAGCCTGTCTACTGGTCCAGCAGTATCTGGTGGTCAGTGTTAAGCAAGACAAACATTTAACCAATGACTGATGGTGATGGAATATTTTTTCCTATCTGTCCTGTATCTCTTTGACTCAGAATTGACATCGTTGGAGATTCTTTGACTGTATACATGGATTGATTAGTGGTTTTAAGTGGTACCATCTCCACTATACTTTGTTATTGTAGATAAGTTAGTGGGGAAAAGGAAGCATAGCTACAATCTGGATGTTTCTACCGCTCAGAAACATGTAAGAAAATGCACTCAGTGTTAATTATTCTTTTGCTAAAGCCTCTGAAAAGGTCTGTCCATCTGTGAACTGACTGTAAACTCttggctgattttttttttttgcccttagAACAGCAGAATGAAAAGGAGTTTTGATGTCCGTCTTCAGCAGAAGGTTTCTGTTGGCACGTGCTGTTACAGTCAGTTGCCTTTGGTGCCATGACTAGTGCAATAGCTTTGCTGTTGAAGCATTTTCGtattgctgtttgcctgtgtgaacATGCCATCCTTTGAAACTTTCAAGTTTTCATGTTGTTCTCCATCACTGGTTGATGTCAATTTTGCTATTAACATACCATAAGCAGAATGGTCTGGCACATATGCACCAACCCAAGGCTGCTGCCACTTCATACTCGCAGTGCTTTCATCAAATGATATAACAAATATGCAAATCCCAATTTTAGGGGGAAAAGTGAGATTTGCTTTGCCTTTCCTTTGTTATCTACGGTTGTACTTGAGTGAGCTGTTAGCCACAGTCTCCAAACCCTGTTTTGACTCAACATAGTCACTGTAAATGCAGTCCAActtctttgttttatttaatcCTGTAATTTTGCAAGCATCTACTGGCTAGATCcataaagtgattttttttttttttttttgcttttcatcTTGGACAACCCAGGATTCCACTCTTGTTTTAGTATAACTCTGTTTTGCGAAATGTCATGGTGGAAGACGATGTGAGTTTTGGGAGTAGTTTTAGAAATGATCTGATACAAATGTTCCAGAAATCGCTTCATAATTGTATCCTGATATCGGCACTGAAATTTCTCATAGAATAACTGAGTTGTTTGGGTTCTGTTGttggggatgggttttcagagGCAGGGCTCAGTGAATATGTTTTATTATGCTTTGTCTTAATACTGTATGAATACACCAGTATGAAGGGAAATCTTATCATTTTTGGTGTTAAGATTTGGACAAAGAGAATTTTTTCAAGAATAACAGGTTTAAATTAAAGTAATTTGGTTTACAATTAAAATTGTCTAATTTTAACTGTCTAATAAAGATATGCAGAATAAGATTAAAGACAGGataatttttttcagttttacctGTGCTAAGAATTTCAGTCCAACTGAGCACGAGTGAGTTTgagaaggaaaaacaaaagTCCAGTGTTGTATCAGTGTATCACATCCCTTGGTCTGATGGAAACTTCCACAAGGTCTTAATCTCTGAATCTGTAATGTACAGGTGAATTCAAAGAACCGTGTCAAAATTTCTACTACTTTTTTATATTCACAAATGTGATTATAGAATATTCATAACCCTATATGCACAAATTGTATGTATGTGAAGGTGTTATTTGTAAAGCTGACAAATAGCCAAGTTTGACGGGAAGTGGTGTTTATAGATTATCAATCTGGATGTTTAATGTTCAAGGttcttgcattcctctctggCATGGCGGCCAATGGGCAACATTGTCTTCCCAGTATGAGGCGAAAAGAGCGTTTATGTGGGGGGAAAATATTAGACACCAGCTTCCGCAGTGCAATTGTGTGACTTATTACTTGAAATTTCTGAGAGTCTCATGATACTTTTGGACCCTATAAAGCAAGTTTTCCCCCTTTATTCTTGCTGCTCGTGTTGCTTCTCCTAACAGGGGTATAGATATAGATATACTAGATATACTCTGTGTTAGATCCTCTATTATATTAGGTTTAGGGCAACAGCAGCCTAGTTACGGAAATGAATTTTGTGAATGTGAACAATTCTAAAAACAGATCGCAATAATTATactgggaaccccccccccccctcccccccacaataTTTAAGTAGCATTTGCTGAGGATTTATTTTATCTTGCAGCTTAGCTTTGTATGGGGGGTGGATTTTATTTAAGCTTTGTGTTGTACTTCAAAAACTAAAGCTCTGCAGAAAGGGTGAGTATTTTTTTGGGAGATTAAACAAGTTGTCTTATTTTCTGCTGTAGAATATTCCCTTGCTCTATTTTGACCTTCATTCGCTGCTCCAGactgattttataaaaaatctttATAATATGAACAATTTATAGAAGCAGCAGTAGAGCCCAGGCTGTGCTAGTATTTCACAACatgtttttaaacaaacaccACGACTTCTCAAGTTTATatcaggcttttttttttttttttttaccagttagctctgtgtatgtgtggtttgaagatggatgggtgtcCTAGTCTGGTTTGGAAGGTTGACCTGCATCAGTTGTCCCTGTAAATGTGTGCAGTTCAGTGGGATGGACATTCAGAACAACTGCAAGCCTTTAAATAATAATGACGTTATCTTTTGTCTTGATACCCCTGCAATTTGTATTCCCTGGAGCATCTACTGTTGCAATCAATAGCCTAATGGAGCATCGAAGCCCCACTTTAGTCTAACTGCATCTCCAGTGCATGCGCCAACGTCACTAGTGCAAAATGCAGTCCGCTACTTGTGGACGTCGATTTCCGATATACGTTTGTATATGAATTATTCTAAACGGGTGTTATTTAATGAACATCTGAGTGGATGCGAGTTTGTCTTTTTCATGTTTGGAATGTGTAATTAACAAAGACCTTGAGCAAAGTCCAGAACATACAGTAGACTATGAGGAGGTATCACTCCGCACCGCCCTGCGATTTTAGACTGTAAAGTAGTACCGACCAGTCGGAAACGTCCCACAACTTCTGTCAAATCTTCACGGCAGAGAAGTGAGGAAACAAACTATTTAAACTAAAAGTATAAACGTCTGCAACTCTGGACTCGATGTTGCACCGTGAAAATGACGTAGTTTTGGGGAATTGACCGCTCGCCAATGACAGGTAGGTTAATAACCGAagagtttgttttttaaaatttaaaccGTAGCTAAAAGGTATTGCTAAACGGTCTGCTTCTGTCCAAAGCAAAAGTGATACCTGTACACTTTCCATGTCAGAAGAGCACACTTTTGTTTCATATCAGCAGCATTCCAGAGTATTCGACTTAAGGACAAATGGTGTGATTGTAGTTAATAATGGTACGTGGACCATCGGTATTTAGACAATGTGTCGCTGGTTAGTTGTTtgcttagtgtgctgtttgAAAACCGCCCCACTTTATTTTACGGCATCGATTTGTACTGTAACTCTAATTTAAAATGTGATAAAGAACGACTGCTTAAGTGACGGGAAGGGGGTACGGTAACGGTTTGCAATGTGAATGTTTTAAATGTAAGGGATGTGGCTAGTAGAATAGGAAATTGAACTGGATTTGGATCCCGTGATGCTCACACTCCCATGTTGGTTCAGCCTGTCTGCTGGATTAGCACCCGATCCAGCCGTGGTGATGCCTGATCCAGCTACCCCTCCCCTTAGTTCCTATTCCCATCCACATAGATGGTCCGTACAGCCGCAGTTTGGTCCGTGATTAGAGGCGCCTGTGAGCGCTGCTATGCGAATGTTTACTTTTTCATTTCTCAACGAGTAGCTGACAACCGGTCTCATGGTACAATGGCTAAATGTACTGGTCATGCCGTACCACGTAGCGGTACTGGTTCACTCAACGGTAATTTTGCACTACATGGGCTTGTTTTTCAAGTATGTCATTTACTTTTGTAACTCCATAACGGCGAGTTAATATAAACtgcgtgatgtgtgtgtgtgtgttttttttttttgcttagtaAACCTCAGTCTTTCCTGGTAATAAACTGACAGTCACTGCTAGTCATGCTTTCACAATTAGAGAGGATACGTGAAGTCATGTGATGTCAGGCAGCgggagagggagggggtggTGCAACGCTGTTTGAGCGGTATTGACTAGATCGTCTGCTGCGGGGTTTACACACTGTTTGTGCCTGTTACTGGCAAAGATGCTCCAGATAGAGATGTATGGCTAGAATACAGGCGATGGCTCTGATCTAATTGTACTTAACTGCAGGCATGAGGTGTGTATCTGCACCCCACCACCGACCTGGCCCTTCTATTACCACCAACCGCTTCCTTAACATGCCCAAACAGGTTGGCctagctgagaggcgtgctaaCCATGCCtctgctgcctgtgctgcctgagTCCTGCACACATGTGCTGGCCGAGTTTGACTGCTTGGATCCCCTGCTCTCCGCCCTGCGCCTGGACTCCAGCAGGATCAAGGTAGTGGGTAGCCAGGCTTCGGCCTAGGTCACGGCTAGCTGGACAATCCCGGCACGCCCCCTAGCATTCTTCACCCCATGTCACTGTTTAACTGGCTTCCCCTTCTGCAGTGTACCTGCGTGGCGGTCTCAAAGAAGTGGTTGGTGCTGGGAACCTCAGCAGGGGGGCTCCACCTTATCCAGAAGGATGGCTGGAAGCAACGCTTAATCCTCACACACAAGGTACTCTTGGAAACCAGTGATAGCGCACTGAAGCGAAAGTGCTGTGGCACTCCTGTCCACATACATACAGTCCATGCTGAATTAAACCCTGTTTTACAGTTTTACCTATAAATGTCTTGGCTCCTCCTGCAGGAGGGATTCATCACCCAGGTAGCATGCTGTCCACACGATGAAGACTTTATTGCGGTCGCTACAAGGTAAATGGAGCTTGTCTCTCCACAGGAACATCTCTGCAGTGtcgggcatttcaggtccagacactaccccagaccaagattttgtttctgctAACCagttgaggactctgtgattgtgactcttcATGCTTAAGTGGTTGGTGGAAACAAAATCTTTGGATTTGTAATTTCTAGACCTAAAATGGCCAACACTGCATATCTATGTATTTATACACTGTAGATGGTATAGAGCGTGTACCCTGTACCCTGTAACCGCTGCACCAACTCCTCTAGTCATTTAGCACATTTCGAGAAGCTGTCGTGCATCAGTGTGGAGCTTGTTGGTCCTGCACTGTAATACTTTTATCCGCCTGCTATGTATTCGGTTAGCAGTGCGTTATTTGTTGGAAATATGAGTGACTCTTGGAGTGTAGCGCAGTGCTGAAACTGTTTAGGAACATGGTGGCACACAAGTGTCATACACGGCAAGAAAAAActcagctattttgtgtctaaTAGATGTTTACAGGAATCTTCTGCTTTCTATTCCATTTGCTGGTTACAGGCTTCGGCAGTCAGTCGCTGAAGGTGTTAATTCCACGTGTTGGTGTCCTTGGCACCATGGAAAAGCACATTATTCCTCTTGTCAAATCTGACTTGTAGCTTGGAAAGTAAGGGGCAAATTAGTTGCAGGGATGCCATATTTCCCACTTTCAGTATCCCGGAACATTCCAGAGATGGAAATAGTGAAAGATACATTTTCCCTTTGTAGCAAATATGTTACAAGTGTCTGTGTGTCCTAATTTAAGAATTCCCGACCAGGCAGAGGTGATTGTTATATAAATTCCATACCTTCTTTCCTCCCTTCCATCTCCATGGCTGTACTGGGCCAGTATAAGCTGCTATGAAGTAGTATATACTAGCCTCACACTGCAAACTTTGGGTCATGTAAAagttaaaaatatgtaaatatgtaaaaataattGTAGTATTGTCTTTGcatttcatatcatttatttgttCTCAGTGATTAACTTCTTAATAATGATTATAGTTTATACATTGTAAGATGATATGCAACAGGGTTGTGGCCATTTCagaatgcattcatcaattccagtgcaaatcaggaaatggaactggagttggaaTTTATATCCTTCAGAAATTCGAATTCAATTCCAATTCTGTTCCCCATAGTTTTTC includes these proteins:
- the gtf2h1 gene encoding general transcription factor IIH subunit 1; protein product: MAASSEEVLLVVKKVRQRKQDGTLYLMAERIAWGPEGKDRFTVSHLYADIRCQKISPDGKAKIQLQLVLHTGESTTFHFASESTALRDRDAAKDLLQQLLPKFKKKANKELEEKNRMLQEDPVLFQLYKDLVVSQVISAEEFWANRLSMNSVDHSNSKQEVGISAAFLADIRPQTDGCNGLRYNLTSDIIESIFRTYPAVKQKYAENVPHNLTEKEFWTRFFQSHYFHRDRISTGLQDLFSECAKQDEKGLKSMVVQGVKNPLVDLLSLEDKTLDEGYGPAPSTSSTSKSVKENSNSAIIKRFNHHSAMVLAAGLRKQDPFSDQTSETSSTDGNSRDSDLFQPPIKKVKLQEAIEYEDLQRGNGQKTVALNLKKSDRYSHGPVPIQNQHYSTSQDIINSVSIIQHEMASYKPSLTQVMSNSTASSAIIALSPGGVLMQAGTQQAINQMVPSEVQSELKHLYVAAGELLRHFWSCFPVNTPFLEEKVMKMRSNLERFQLTKLCPFQEKVQRQYLSTNLTGHLEEMLQTAYNKFHAWQTRRMLRKT